The Echeneis naucrates chromosome 10, fEcheNa1.1, whole genome shotgun sequence genome has a window encoding:
- the slc9a6a gene encoding sodium/hydrogen exchanger 6a isoform X5, whose translation MKAFIPVPSRAPPALPLLVSLSVGVCVCRASSSKEEDSAMQNIVTEKRAEESHRQDSADLLIFILLLTLTILTIWLFKHRRFRFLHETGLAMIYGLLVGVVLRYGIHVPRDISNVTLNCYVNASPATLLVNVSGKYYEYTLKGEISANAVNNVQDNEMLRKVTFDPEVFFNILLPPIIFHAGYSLKRRHFFRNMGSILAYAFLGTVISCFIIGLLMYGCVMLMKQVGQLDGDFFFTDCLFFGAIVSATDPVTVLAIFNELQVDVDLYALLFGESVLNDAVAVVLSSSIVAYQPEGDNSHTFEVMAMLKSFGIFLGVFSGSFALGVATGVVTALVTKFTKLRDFQLLETALFFLMSWSTFLLAEACGFTGVVAVLFCGITQAHYTYNNLSPESQDRTKQLFELLNFLAENFIFSYMGLTLFTFQNHVFNPMFIVGAFLAVFLGRAANIYPLSFLLNLGRRNKIRSNFQHMMMFAGLRGAMTFALSIRDTATYARQMMFSTTLLVVFFTVWICGGGTTQMLSCQRIRVGVDSDQDNSVSVFTEGPERRSTKQESAWLFRIWYNFDHNYLKPILTHSGPPLTTTLPPCCGPLARFLTSPQAYENECQLKDDDSDFILTDGDINLTYGDVTVSTDASGAHTSGGSAFAGAASDDLDRELTYGDNELVMRGTRLVLPMDDSEPPFTDPHHNLRM comes from the exons ATGAAAGCGTTCATACCTGTTCCATCTCGCGCTCCTCCTGC GCTGCCGCTGCTGGTGAGCCTGTCTGTGGGCGTCTGTGTGTGCCGAGCATCCTCGTCTAAGGAGGAGGACAGTGCCATGCAGAACATCGTTACGGAGAAAAGGGCCGAGGAGAGTCACCGGCAGGACAGCGCCGACCTGctcatcttcatcctgctcCTCACCCTCACCATCCTCACCATCTGGCTGTTCAAACACCGGCGGTTCAGGTTTCTGCACGAGACCGGGCTGGCCATGATTTACG GCTTACTTGTTGGTGTGGTCTTACGCTACGGCATCCATGTTCCTCGGGACATCAGCAACGTCACGCTGAACTGCTATGTTAACGCCAGTCCTGCCACTCTGCTGGTCAACGTCAGTGGGAAATATTACGAATACACTCTGAAAGGAGAGATCAGTGCCAATGCGGTGAACAACGTGCAAGATAATGAGATGCTCCGAAAG gtgacctttgaccctgaagTTTTCTTCAATATTCTTCTACCACCTATCATCTTCCACGCTGGCTACAGTTTAAAAAGG AGACACTTTTTCCGTAACATGGGCTCCATCCTGGCTTATGCCTTTCTGGGGACAgttatttcctgtttcattaTCGG GCTGCTGATGTACGGCTGTGTGATGCTAATGAAGCAGGTGGGACAGCTGGATGGAGACTTCTTCTTCACTGACTGTCTGTTCTTTGGAGCCATTGTCTCTGCCACAGACCCTG TGACGGTCCTGGCTATCTTCAACGAGCTGCAGGTCGACGTGGACCTGTACGCGCTGCTGTTTGGCGAGAGTGTTCTCAACGATGCTGTGGCTGTGGTTCTGTCCTC GTCTATAGTGGCATACCAGCCAGAAGGAGACAACAGCCACACCTTTGAGGTCATGGCAATGCTTAAGtcttttggcatttttcttGGCGTGTTCAGCGGCTCTTTTGCTCTGGGAGTGGCCACTGGAGTCGTCACTGCTCTC GTGACTAAGTTCACCAAGCTGAGGGATTTCCAGCTGTTGGAGACGGCTCTGTTCTTTCTCATGTCATGGAGCACGTTCCTTTTAGCCGAGGCGTGTGGGttcacag GCGTGGTCGCAGTGTTGTTCTGTGGGATCACTCAGGCCCACTACACCTACAACAACCTGTCCCCCGAGTCCCAAGACAGGACCAAACAG CTGTTTGAACTGCTGAATTTCCTGGCAGAGAACTTCATTTTTTCCTACATGGGGCTGACCCTGTTCACCTTCCAGAACCACGTCTTTAATCCAATGTTCATCGTTGGAGCTTTT CTGGCAGTGTTCCTGGGAAGAGCTGCTAACATCTACCCTCTGTCATTCCTTCTTAATCTGGGGAGACGAAATAAGATCAGATCCAACTTTCAGCACATGATGATGTTTGCAG GACTGCGAGGTGCGATGACCTTTGCCCTGTCCATCAGGGACACAGCCACATACGCCCGTCAGATGATGTTTTCCACCACTTTGCTCGTGGTCTTCTTCACTGTTTGGATTTGCGGAGGCGGCACTACCCAGATGCTGTCCTGCCAGCGCATACG AGTGGGTGTGGACTCTGATCAAGATAACTCTGTGAGTGT CTTCACTGAAGGACCAGAGAGAAGGAGCACCAAACAGGAAAGTGCATGGCTATTCAGAATTTGGTACAACTTTGACCACAA CTACCTGAAGCCCATCCTGACTCACAGCGGCCCCCCTCTCACAACAACATTGCCTCCCTGCTGTGGCCCCCTTGCCCGTTTCCTCACCAGCCCTCAGGCATATGAG AATGAATGCCAGTTGAAGGATGACGACTCTGACTTCATCCTGACAGATGGCGATATCAACCTGACCTATGGTGATGTTACAG
- the slc9a6a gene encoding sodium/hydrogen exchanger 6a isoform X1 yields MRLKVTVGGAWRATRTLWLPLLVSLSVGVCVCRASSSKEEDSAMQNIVTEKRAEESHRQDSADLLIFILLLTLTILTIWLFKHRRFRFLHETGLAMIYGLLVGVVLRYGIHVPRDISNVTLNCYVNASPATLLVNVSGKYYEYTLKGEISANAVNNVQDNEMLRKVTFDPEVFFNILLPPIIFHAGYSLKRRHFFRNMGSILAYAFLGTVISCFIIGLLMYGCVMLMKQVGQLDGDFFFTDCLFFGAIVSATDPVTVLAIFNELQVDVDLYALLFGESVLNDAVAVVLSSSIVAYQPEGDNSHTFEVMAMLKSFGIFLGVFSGSFALGVATGVVTALVTKFTKLRDFQLLETALFFLMSWSTFLLAEACGFTGVVAVLFCGITQAHYTYNNLSPESQDRTKQLFELLNFLAENFIFSYMGLTLFTFQNHVFNPMFIVGAFLAVFLGRAANIYPLSFLLNLGRRNKIRSNFQHMMMFAGLRGAMTFALSIRDTATYARQMMFSTTLLVVFFTVWICGGGTTQMLSCQRIRVGVDSDQDNSMSFTEGPERRSTKQESAWLFRIWYNFDHNYLKPILTHSGPPLTTTLPPCCGPLARFLTSPQAYENECQLKDDDSDFILTDGDINLTYGDVTVSTDASGAHTSGGSAFAGAASDDLDRELTYGDNELVMRGTRLVLPMDDSEPPFTDPHHNLRM; encoded by the exons ATGAGGCTTAAAGTGACTGTCGGCGGCGCCTGGAGGGCGACGAGGACGCTGTGGCTGCCGCTGCTGGTGAGCCTGTCTGTGGGCGTCTGTGTGTGCCGAGCATCCTCGTCTAAGGAGGAGGACAGTGCCATGCAGAACATCGTTACGGAGAAAAGGGCCGAGGAGAGTCACCGGCAGGACAGCGCCGACCTGctcatcttcatcctgctcCTCACCCTCACCATCCTCACCATCTGGCTGTTCAAACACCGGCGGTTCAGGTTTCTGCACGAGACCGGGCTGGCCATGATTTACG GCTTACTTGTTGGTGTGGTCTTACGCTACGGCATCCATGTTCCTCGGGACATCAGCAACGTCACGCTGAACTGCTATGTTAACGCCAGTCCTGCCACTCTGCTGGTCAACGTCAGTGGGAAATATTACGAATACACTCTGAAAGGAGAGATCAGTGCCAATGCGGTGAACAACGTGCAAGATAATGAGATGCTCCGAAAG gtgacctttgaccctgaagTTTTCTTCAATATTCTTCTACCACCTATCATCTTCCACGCTGGCTACAGTTTAAAAAGG AGACACTTTTTCCGTAACATGGGCTCCATCCTGGCTTATGCCTTTCTGGGGACAgttatttcctgtttcattaTCGG GCTGCTGATGTACGGCTGTGTGATGCTAATGAAGCAGGTGGGACAGCTGGATGGAGACTTCTTCTTCACTGACTGTCTGTTCTTTGGAGCCATTGTCTCTGCCACAGACCCTG TGACGGTCCTGGCTATCTTCAACGAGCTGCAGGTCGACGTGGACCTGTACGCGCTGCTGTTTGGCGAGAGTGTTCTCAACGATGCTGTGGCTGTGGTTCTGTCCTC GTCTATAGTGGCATACCAGCCAGAAGGAGACAACAGCCACACCTTTGAGGTCATGGCAATGCTTAAGtcttttggcatttttcttGGCGTGTTCAGCGGCTCTTTTGCTCTGGGAGTGGCCACTGGAGTCGTCACTGCTCTC GTGACTAAGTTCACCAAGCTGAGGGATTTCCAGCTGTTGGAGACGGCTCTGTTCTTTCTCATGTCATGGAGCACGTTCCTTTTAGCCGAGGCGTGTGGGttcacag GCGTGGTCGCAGTGTTGTTCTGTGGGATCACTCAGGCCCACTACACCTACAACAACCTGTCCCCCGAGTCCCAAGACAGGACCAAACAG CTGTTTGAACTGCTGAATTTCCTGGCAGAGAACTTCATTTTTTCCTACATGGGGCTGACCCTGTTCACCTTCCAGAACCACGTCTTTAATCCAATGTTCATCGTTGGAGCTTTT CTGGCAGTGTTCCTGGGAAGAGCTGCTAACATCTACCCTCTGTCATTCCTTCTTAATCTGGGGAGACGAAATAAGATCAGATCCAACTTTCAGCACATGATGATGTTTGCAG GACTGCGAGGTGCGATGACCTTTGCCCTGTCCATCAGGGACACAGCCACATACGCCCGTCAGATGATGTTTTCCACCACTTTGCTCGTGGTCTTCTTCACTGTTTGGATTTGCGGAGGCGGCACTACCCAGATGCTGTCCTGCCAGCGCATACG AGTGGGTGTGGACTCTGATCAAGATAACTCT atgAGCTTCACTGAAGGACCAGAGAGAAGGAGCACCAAACAGGAAAGTGCATGGCTATTCAGAATTTGGTACAACTTTGACCACAA CTACCTGAAGCCCATCCTGACTCACAGCGGCCCCCCTCTCACAACAACATTGCCTCCCTGCTGTGGCCCCCTTGCCCGTTTCCTCACCAGCCCTCAGGCATATGAG AATGAATGCCAGTTGAAGGATGACGACTCTGACTTCATCCTGACAGATGGCGATATCAACCTGACCTATGGTGATGTTACAG
- the slc9a6a gene encoding sodium/hydrogen exchanger 6a isoform X6, which yields MRLKVTVGGAWRATRTLWLPLLVSLSVGVCVCRASSSKEEDSAMQNIVTEKRAEESHRQDSADLLIFILLLTLTILTIWLFKHRRFRFLHETGLAMIYGLLVGVVLRYGIHVPRDISNVTLNCYVNASPATLLVTFDPEVFFNILLPPIIFHAGYSLKRRHFFRNMGSILAYAFLGTVISCFIIGLLMYGCVMLMKQVGQLDGDFFFTDCLFFGAIVSATDPVTVLAIFNELQVDVDLYALLFGESVLNDAVAVVLSSSIVAYQPEGDNSHTFEVMAMLKSFGIFLGVFSGSFALGVATGVVTALVTKFTKLRDFQLLETALFFLMSWSTFLLAEACGFTGVVAVLFCGITQAHYTYNNLSPESQDRTKQLFELLNFLAENFIFSYMGLTLFTFQNHVFNPMFIVGAFLAVFLGRAANIYPLSFLLNLGRRNKIRSNFQHMMMFAGLRGAMTFALSIRDTATYARQMMFSTTLLVVFFTVWICGGGTTQMLSCQRIRVGVDSDQDNSVRPERRSTKQESAWLFRIWYNFDHNYLKPILTHSGPPLTTTLPPCCGPLARFLTSPQAYENECQLKDDDSDFILTDGDINLTYGDVTVSTDASGAHTSGGSAFAGAASDDLDRELTYGDNELVMRGTRLVLPMDDSEPPFTDPHHNLRM from the exons ATGAGGCTTAAAGTGACTGTCGGCGGCGCCTGGAGGGCGACGAGGACGCTGTGGCTGCCGCTGCTGGTGAGCCTGTCTGTGGGCGTCTGTGTGTGCCGAGCATCCTCGTCTAAGGAGGAGGACAGTGCCATGCAGAACATCGTTACGGAGAAAAGGGCCGAGGAGAGTCACCGGCAGGACAGCGCCGACCTGctcatcttcatcctgctcCTCACCCTCACCATCCTCACCATCTGGCTGTTCAAACACCGGCGGTTCAGGTTTCTGCACGAGACCGGGCTGGCCATGATTTACG GCTTACTTGTTGGTGTGGTCTTACGCTACGGCATCCATGTTCCTCGGGACATCAGCAACGTCACGCTGAACTGCTATGTTAACGCCAGTCCTGCCACTCTGCTG gtgacctttgaccctgaagTTTTCTTCAATATTCTTCTACCACCTATCATCTTCCACGCTGGCTACAGTTTAAAAAGG AGACACTTTTTCCGTAACATGGGCTCCATCCTGGCTTATGCCTTTCTGGGGACAgttatttcctgtttcattaTCGG GCTGCTGATGTACGGCTGTGTGATGCTAATGAAGCAGGTGGGACAGCTGGATGGAGACTTCTTCTTCACTGACTGTCTGTTCTTTGGAGCCATTGTCTCTGCCACAGACCCTG TGACGGTCCTGGCTATCTTCAACGAGCTGCAGGTCGACGTGGACCTGTACGCGCTGCTGTTTGGCGAGAGTGTTCTCAACGATGCTGTGGCTGTGGTTCTGTCCTC GTCTATAGTGGCATACCAGCCAGAAGGAGACAACAGCCACACCTTTGAGGTCATGGCAATGCTTAAGtcttttggcatttttcttGGCGTGTTCAGCGGCTCTTTTGCTCTGGGAGTGGCCACTGGAGTCGTCACTGCTCTC GTGACTAAGTTCACCAAGCTGAGGGATTTCCAGCTGTTGGAGACGGCTCTGTTCTTTCTCATGTCATGGAGCACGTTCCTTTTAGCCGAGGCGTGTGGGttcacag GCGTGGTCGCAGTGTTGTTCTGTGGGATCACTCAGGCCCACTACACCTACAACAACCTGTCCCCCGAGTCCCAAGACAGGACCAAACAG CTGTTTGAACTGCTGAATTTCCTGGCAGAGAACTTCATTTTTTCCTACATGGGGCTGACCCTGTTCACCTTCCAGAACCACGTCTTTAATCCAATGTTCATCGTTGGAGCTTTT CTGGCAGTGTTCCTGGGAAGAGCTGCTAACATCTACCCTCTGTCATTCCTTCTTAATCTGGGGAGACGAAATAAGATCAGATCCAACTTTCAGCACATGATGATGTTTGCAG GACTGCGAGGTGCGATGACCTTTGCCCTGTCCATCAGGGACACAGCCACATACGCCCGTCAGATGATGTTTTCCACCACTTTGCTCGTGGTCTTCTTCACTGTTTGGATTTGCGGAGGCGGCACTACCCAGATGCTGTCCTGCCAGCGCATACG AGTGGGTGTGGACTCTGATCAAGATAACTCTGTGA GACCAGAGAGAAGGAGCACCAAACAGGAAAGTGCATGGCTATTCAGAATTTGGTACAACTTTGACCACAA CTACCTGAAGCCCATCCTGACTCACAGCGGCCCCCCTCTCACAACAACATTGCCTCCCTGCTGTGGCCCCCTTGCCCGTTTCCTCACCAGCCCTCAGGCATATGAG AATGAATGCCAGTTGAAGGATGACGACTCTGACTTCATCCTGACAGATGGCGATATCAACCTGACCTATGGTGATGTTACAG
- the slc9a6a gene encoding sodium/hydrogen exchanger 6a isoform X4, whose protein sequence is MRLKVTVGGAWRATRTLWLPLLVSLSVGVCVCRASSSKEEDSAMQNIVTEKRAEESHRQDSADLLIFILLLTLTILTIWLFKHRRFRFLHETGLAMIYGLLVGVVLRYGIHVPRDISNVTLNCYVNASPATLLVNVSGKYYEYTLKGEISANAVNNVQDNEMLRKVTFDPEVFFNILLPPIIFHAGYSLKRRHFFRNMGSILAYAFLGTVISCFIIGLLMYGCVMLMKQVGQLDGDFFFTDCLFFGAIVSATDPVTVLAIFNELQVDVDLYALLFGESVLNDAVAVVLSSSIVAYQPEGDNSHTFEVMAMLKSFGIFLGVFSGSFALGVATGVVTALVTKFTKLRDFQLLETALFFLMSWSTFLLAEACGFTGVVAVLFCGITQAHYTYNNLSPESQDRTKQLFELLNFLAENFIFSYMGLTLFTFQNHVFNPMFIVGAFLAVFLGRAANIYPLSFLLNLGRRNKIRSNFQHMMMFAGLRGAMTFALSIRDTATYARQMMFSTTLLVVFFTVWICGGGTTQMLSCQRIRVGVDSDQDNSVRPERRSTKQESAWLFRIWYNFDHNYLKPILTHSGPPLTTTLPPCCGPLARFLTSPQAYENECQLKDDDSDFILTDGDINLTYGDVTVSTDASGAHTSGGSAFAGAASDDLDRELTYGDNELVMRGTRLVLPMDDSEPPFTDPHHNLRM, encoded by the exons ATGAGGCTTAAAGTGACTGTCGGCGGCGCCTGGAGGGCGACGAGGACGCTGTGGCTGCCGCTGCTGGTGAGCCTGTCTGTGGGCGTCTGTGTGTGCCGAGCATCCTCGTCTAAGGAGGAGGACAGTGCCATGCAGAACATCGTTACGGAGAAAAGGGCCGAGGAGAGTCACCGGCAGGACAGCGCCGACCTGctcatcttcatcctgctcCTCACCCTCACCATCCTCACCATCTGGCTGTTCAAACACCGGCGGTTCAGGTTTCTGCACGAGACCGGGCTGGCCATGATTTACG GCTTACTTGTTGGTGTGGTCTTACGCTACGGCATCCATGTTCCTCGGGACATCAGCAACGTCACGCTGAACTGCTATGTTAACGCCAGTCCTGCCACTCTGCTGGTCAACGTCAGTGGGAAATATTACGAATACACTCTGAAAGGAGAGATCAGTGCCAATGCGGTGAACAACGTGCAAGATAATGAGATGCTCCGAAAG gtgacctttgaccctgaagTTTTCTTCAATATTCTTCTACCACCTATCATCTTCCACGCTGGCTACAGTTTAAAAAGG AGACACTTTTTCCGTAACATGGGCTCCATCCTGGCTTATGCCTTTCTGGGGACAgttatttcctgtttcattaTCGG GCTGCTGATGTACGGCTGTGTGATGCTAATGAAGCAGGTGGGACAGCTGGATGGAGACTTCTTCTTCACTGACTGTCTGTTCTTTGGAGCCATTGTCTCTGCCACAGACCCTG TGACGGTCCTGGCTATCTTCAACGAGCTGCAGGTCGACGTGGACCTGTACGCGCTGCTGTTTGGCGAGAGTGTTCTCAACGATGCTGTGGCTGTGGTTCTGTCCTC GTCTATAGTGGCATACCAGCCAGAAGGAGACAACAGCCACACCTTTGAGGTCATGGCAATGCTTAAGtcttttggcatttttcttGGCGTGTTCAGCGGCTCTTTTGCTCTGGGAGTGGCCACTGGAGTCGTCACTGCTCTC GTGACTAAGTTCACCAAGCTGAGGGATTTCCAGCTGTTGGAGACGGCTCTGTTCTTTCTCATGTCATGGAGCACGTTCCTTTTAGCCGAGGCGTGTGGGttcacag GCGTGGTCGCAGTGTTGTTCTGTGGGATCACTCAGGCCCACTACACCTACAACAACCTGTCCCCCGAGTCCCAAGACAGGACCAAACAG CTGTTTGAACTGCTGAATTTCCTGGCAGAGAACTTCATTTTTTCCTACATGGGGCTGACCCTGTTCACCTTCCAGAACCACGTCTTTAATCCAATGTTCATCGTTGGAGCTTTT CTGGCAGTGTTCCTGGGAAGAGCTGCTAACATCTACCCTCTGTCATTCCTTCTTAATCTGGGGAGACGAAATAAGATCAGATCCAACTTTCAGCACATGATGATGTTTGCAG GACTGCGAGGTGCGATGACCTTTGCCCTGTCCATCAGGGACACAGCCACATACGCCCGTCAGATGATGTTTTCCACCACTTTGCTCGTGGTCTTCTTCACTGTTTGGATTTGCGGAGGCGGCACTACCCAGATGCTGTCCTGCCAGCGCATACG AGTGGGTGTGGACTCTGATCAAGATAACTCTGTGA GACCAGAGAGAAGGAGCACCAAACAGGAAAGTGCATGGCTATTCAGAATTTGGTACAACTTTGACCACAA CTACCTGAAGCCCATCCTGACTCACAGCGGCCCCCCTCTCACAACAACATTGCCTCCCTGCTGTGGCCCCCTTGCCCGTTTCCTCACCAGCCCTCAGGCATATGAG AATGAATGCCAGTTGAAGGATGACGACTCTGACTTCATCCTGACAGATGGCGATATCAACCTGACCTATGGTGATGTTACAG
- the slc9a6a gene encoding sodium/hydrogen exchanger 6a isoform X2: MRLKVTVGGAWRATRTLWLPLLVSLSVGVCVCRASSSKEEDSAMQNIVTEKRAEESHRQDSADLLIFILLLTLTILTIWLFKHRRFRFLHETGLAMIYGLLVGVVLRYGIHVPRDISNVTLNCYVNASPATLLVNVSGKYYEYTLKGEISANAVNNVQDNEMLRKVTFDPEVFFNILLPPIIFHAGYSLKRRHFFRNMGSILAYAFLGTVISCFIIGLLMYGCVMLMKQVGQLDGDFFFTDCLFFGAIVSATDPVTVLAIFNELQVDVDLYALLFGESVLNDAVAVVLSSSIVAYQPEGDNSHTFEVMAMLKSFGIFLGVFSGSFALGVATGVVTALVTKFTKLRDFQLLETALFFLMSWSTFLLAEACGFTGVVAVLFCGITQAHYTYNNLSPESQDRTKQLFELLNFLAENFIFSYMGLTLFTFQNHVFNPMFIVGAFLAVFLGRAANIYPLSFLLNLGRRNKIRSNFQHMMMFAGLRGAMTFALSIRDTATYARQMMFSTTLLVVFFTVWICGGGTTQMLSCQRIRVGVDSDQDNSVSMSFTEGPERRSTKQESAWLFRIWYNFDHNYLKPILTHSGPPLTTTLPPCCGPLARFLTSPQAYENECQLKDDDSDFILTDGDINLTYGDVTVSTDASGAHTSGGSAFAGAASDDLDRELTYGDNELVMRGTRLVLPMDDSEPPFTDPHHNLRM, from the exons ATGAGGCTTAAAGTGACTGTCGGCGGCGCCTGGAGGGCGACGAGGACGCTGTGGCTGCCGCTGCTGGTGAGCCTGTCTGTGGGCGTCTGTGTGTGCCGAGCATCCTCGTCTAAGGAGGAGGACAGTGCCATGCAGAACATCGTTACGGAGAAAAGGGCCGAGGAGAGTCACCGGCAGGACAGCGCCGACCTGctcatcttcatcctgctcCTCACCCTCACCATCCTCACCATCTGGCTGTTCAAACACCGGCGGTTCAGGTTTCTGCACGAGACCGGGCTGGCCATGATTTACG GCTTACTTGTTGGTGTGGTCTTACGCTACGGCATCCATGTTCCTCGGGACATCAGCAACGTCACGCTGAACTGCTATGTTAACGCCAGTCCTGCCACTCTGCTGGTCAACGTCAGTGGGAAATATTACGAATACACTCTGAAAGGAGAGATCAGTGCCAATGCGGTGAACAACGTGCAAGATAATGAGATGCTCCGAAAG gtgacctttgaccctgaagTTTTCTTCAATATTCTTCTACCACCTATCATCTTCCACGCTGGCTACAGTTTAAAAAGG AGACACTTTTTCCGTAACATGGGCTCCATCCTGGCTTATGCCTTTCTGGGGACAgttatttcctgtttcattaTCGG GCTGCTGATGTACGGCTGTGTGATGCTAATGAAGCAGGTGGGACAGCTGGATGGAGACTTCTTCTTCACTGACTGTCTGTTCTTTGGAGCCATTGTCTCTGCCACAGACCCTG TGACGGTCCTGGCTATCTTCAACGAGCTGCAGGTCGACGTGGACCTGTACGCGCTGCTGTTTGGCGAGAGTGTTCTCAACGATGCTGTGGCTGTGGTTCTGTCCTC GTCTATAGTGGCATACCAGCCAGAAGGAGACAACAGCCACACCTTTGAGGTCATGGCAATGCTTAAGtcttttggcatttttcttGGCGTGTTCAGCGGCTCTTTTGCTCTGGGAGTGGCCACTGGAGTCGTCACTGCTCTC GTGACTAAGTTCACCAAGCTGAGGGATTTCCAGCTGTTGGAGACGGCTCTGTTCTTTCTCATGTCATGGAGCACGTTCCTTTTAGCCGAGGCGTGTGGGttcacag GCGTGGTCGCAGTGTTGTTCTGTGGGATCACTCAGGCCCACTACACCTACAACAACCTGTCCCCCGAGTCCCAAGACAGGACCAAACAG CTGTTTGAACTGCTGAATTTCCTGGCAGAGAACTTCATTTTTTCCTACATGGGGCTGACCCTGTTCACCTTCCAGAACCACGTCTTTAATCCAATGTTCATCGTTGGAGCTTTT CTGGCAGTGTTCCTGGGAAGAGCTGCTAACATCTACCCTCTGTCATTCCTTCTTAATCTGGGGAGACGAAATAAGATCAGATCCAACTTTCAGCACATGATGATGTTTGCAG GACTGCGAGGTGCGATGACCTTTGCCCTGTCCATCAGGGACACAGCCACATACGCCCGTCAGATGATGTTTTCCACCACTTTGCTCGTGGTCTTCTTCACTGTTTGGATTTGCGGAGGCGGCACTACCCAGATGCTGTCCTGCCAGCGCATACG AGTGGGTGTGGACTCTGATCAAGATAACTCTGTGAGT atgAGCTTCACTGAAGGACCAGAGAGAAGGAGCACCAAACAGGAAAGTGCATGGCTATTCAGAATTTGGTACAACTTTGACCACAA CTACCTGAAGCCCATCCTGACTCACAGCGGCCCCCCTCTCACAACAACATTGCCTCCCTGCTGTGGCCCCCTTGCCCGTTTCCTCACCAGCCCTCAGGCATATGAG AATGAATGCCAGTTGAAGGATGACGACTCTGACTTCATCCTGACAGATGGCGATATCAACCTGACCTATGGTGATGTTACAG